A single region of the Epinephelus moara isolate mb chromosome 12, YSFRI_EMoa_1.0, whole genome shotgun sequence genome encodes:
- the LOC126398305 gene encoding low choriolytic enzyme-like, producing the protein MDPRAVVSLLLLLLMGLCTAHDGTDHGADDEILADAPDTEDFTATILKMNNVSNNFLLEGDILIPKTRTAMKCMNKAYSCLWQKSANGNVEIPYLISEKYDNTERSEILRAMKDFEYKTCIRFIPRAAERAYLSIQPRYGCFSMLGRIGDKQVVSLQRYSCIKQTIIQHELLHALGFYHEHTRSDRDQHIRINWDNVKEYFVYNFKIKDTNNLNTPYDYSSVMHYGRTAFGKYGAETITPIPDSSVPIGENDGLSRIDILRVNKLYKCWRYLG; encoded by the exons ATGGACCCCAGAGCTGTGGTTTCtcttctcctgctgctgctgatgggcCTCTGCACGGCTCATGATGGCACT GATCATGGTGCTGATGATG AGATCTTAGCTGATGCTCCTGACACGGAGGACTTTACCGCAACCATTCTGAAGATGAACAATG TATCTAATAATTTCCTGCTGGAGGGAGACATACTGATACCAAAAACCAGGACTGCTATGAAGTGCATGAATAAAGCGTATAGCTGTCTGTGGCAGAAGTCGGCCAACGGGAATGTTGAAATCCCTTACCTTATAAGCGAAAAATACG ACAACACCGAGAGGAGTGAGATTTTACGTGCCATGAAGGACTTTGAATACAAAACCTGCATCCGCTTCATTCCACGTGCAGCTGAGAGAGCGTACTTAAGCATTCAACCAAGATACGG CTGCTTCTCTATGCTGGGTCGTATCGGAGACAAGCAGGTGGTGTCACTGCAGAGGTACAGCTGCATAAAACAAACCATCATCCAGCACGAGCTGCTGCATGCGCTGGGTTTCTACCACGAACACACTCGAAGCGACCGTGACCAGCACATCAGGATCAACTGGGACAACGTGAAAGAAT ATTTCGTCTACAACTTCAAAATCAAGGACACAAATAACCTCAACACTCCGTATGACTACTCCTCTGTGATGCACTACGGAAG AACGGCCTTTGGAAAGTATGGAGCAGAGACCATAACCCCGATCCCTGACTCGTCTGTTCCCATCGGCGAAAACGACGGACTGTCCAGAATCGACATTCTCAGAGTCAACAAGCTCTACAAGTGCTGGCGTTACCTTGGATAG